The following DNA comes from Erythrolamprus reginae isolate rEryReg1 chromosome 8, rEryReg1.hap1, whole genome shotgun sequence.
TCAGAATAATACTTTTTGGATAAATGCAAGCTGGGATTGGTGTGTGAgtcagtgtgtgtgtatgtgtgttgtgtgtgtgtgtgtgtgtgtgaaggaggAAGGCCGAAAAAGGCCAAAAGAGTAGGGAAAGACTTGAAGAGTGCTAAGCAAAGGGGGCTTTCAGGAGGAGGCAGGAAAGATTCCCTGCAGAGGAAGCCATTTACAATGAAGTTTGGAAGAGGAGACAGAAGACCCCAGACTCATCTCCAACCCTTCCACATCCATGGGAAGAGTCCCAGGACAGGCACCCTGGGACAATTCAAAAACGAGACTCCTTTGAAAGAGCCAAGCAGCTCAACCACTGAGAGACCCTTCAATAGTCCTGTGAGGCCAACTACCTGTCTTTGTCTAGAGCCGCAgacctgcagcccccccccccgccccaaggGACGAGGTCTGgaaattgggggaggggggcagccaCCCTTCtaacagaaaagaaaacagtAGGAGCGGCACCTTTTCAAAGCCTAAACCTCACCTTCCTAACAGCAAAACGGCTGGCAACTTGGGAGATGGAACAGACAAAATACATCTttgtgtaaaaagtattttttggtTTTGCACTATTGGAACTAAAGACGACTTTCGTGAAATGTTCCTCACCCAGAGGAGGGAAAGGGAGTGTCATTAAGGCACCATCAGGCACATCCATGGGCCCAGGCACATGGGAGGCATGTCCTAAAAGGGCTGAGCGGTGTAGTTTTGCAAGCCGCACCGCTTGAGATTTCCAGATGGACCCAAAAACCTCTCTGAAATGTTTTTGACAAGGTTGGCAAAAGGAATTGCGACCGCTCCATGGCcaaacttttttcctttttgggaAGACAActcggaagaagggaaggagcatCCAAATTTTGTTCAACGGTCTCAGTAAGGAGCACTTGGAGAACGTTAAGGGAGACCGGAGGGACTGGCTTGGTCTGCTCAGCGGTTTTGCTCTTTGGCGCCAAGAGGGGAGAAGGCACGTTTGGCCACCGCCcttggcagaggtgggctgctcaggtggaacggtgacgtgtgctcgcccccatggctctgagtgctagtgcaatccagcgcaattctgctactgcagctgtgcaggtaggAGAATGGTGCACGTAGACGCAGATGCGCCGGTGCTTCGGCATGGGGGTCTTTTCCCCCCCGGgcgctcagagccacgggggcgagcccaCGTCCCCGTCCcagcttagcagcccacctctgacccTTGGgtgcttccttcccttctccacaATGCCCTCTTCCCAAGCAGAGCATCTACTTGGAGAAACAAAAGCCCCGGCAGGGATTTCGGCAAGGACCGGAGTTAGGACAAAGCAAGGCCATGCCCCTCCAGAGCCCGGCAACGGAGCTTAGGAGGGGGAAGCGGTCCATGGTTAGGCAGAAGCTCCACCAGCAGCTCAGTGGTgccggcagcagcagcattaATAGTTTTCTTATAAGCAATTAAAAAAAGCATCGGGATACATAAGCTCACCAGCCCTGCTAAACAGAGGCAGGCCGATAGAAAACTGCAACAATAATAAGGCACGACTGACTTTTGCTTTTTCTTCCTGTTTGGTCCTATTTTGAACCCCAGCCAAGGAGGCCGATCTATTCACTCTCCTGTAGTGGATGGTTCCAGCATCGCAAATTTGCATGGGGGGCAGAGGGGGGTggggcagagggatggggaggaaGGTACAGCAGAGGCCGGAATGACTACATGGACTCAAATTCGTCGATACGCTGCTTGGTGTTGCCCTGACGGATCTGGCGGAGTGTCTTGTACTTGTCACGGCCCTGCCGCATGTTCTCTGCGTGGATCATGTCGTTGGACGTCTTCTTGGTGTCGTCCCGTGCATTGGCCAACTCGGAGGTGAGAGCCTGCAGGgtgggaagggagaagggagagacgTCAGCCACCCGAGGCATCCAGAGGGAGCCCGGCCAAGACCTTTCCTCCTGGTTGGGACGGGTTCTTTCTACCTTTGGGGCCCAAGGCTTCATCTCATTGACACTCTCCCAGCAGGGCGTGATCAAGAGTTGTGTCTTGCCCTTGGAAACCtgtcatctttcagctgtggcgaggggccaattgcagtcctatctggacagggagtctctactcacagtcactcacgcccttatcacctcgaggttcaactactgcaacactctctacatggggctacctttgaagagtgtttggaaactacaaattatgctgaatgcagccgcacaagtgGTCATGGACATGCAGGTGCACCATATAAAtactgctgggtgggtgtggagtacTGGCTCAGCtgttgcaagctgtgttgaaacttcctgttacttggtggggtaacaccttgagtaattgatgcaatatatatatatatatatatattctcctgctctctcttttttttaaagacccaACTGCAAAATATTTGCCTGTCCCTGCCCTATATTCACAGGGTAAACAATTATGTAGCCACCATCTCTGGGGTGGGGACCGTGAATATAACATCTTATCACATTTGATTTGTAACTGATTCTGTATCTATGTGGGTTTGGTTGGATAGTTCGTTAGgatttattatgggtttttactGTTCTTATTATTAATATCTgactttgtttattgcatgtactattttctgttgtaagctgccctgagttctagCATGGaagacaaattaattaaattaaactaaaaaattaaattaaatctctgAAGACCCTGAAGCCATCCATCTTCTGTCCCATCCAAGGGCAGCTCCAGCCCTGGTGCCTTTGTCTTTCTCCTTCGTCtagcgcaggggtaggcaaagttggctcttctatgacccgtagactccaactcccagaattccaggggTAGGccaaactttgcctacccctggtctactgCTTCTCCTCTGCGGCCACTGGAAGGTGTGTTGActccaactcccagcattccctagcccaggggtaggcaaagctggctcttctatgacttgtgaacttcaactcccagaattcctgacccaattGTGCtagctcgggcattctgggagttgaagtccacatgtcatagaagtgccaactttgcctacccctgccctagccaGCAATGCCAACACATCTCCAAGCTGCCGAGGTGGAGAAGCACCGCCCAAGTCCATCGGCTTCACCAGGCCGAGTGAAGCCTGCCTCACCTTCAGGTGCTTCTGAACCCGCACATTCTTCTCCGCCTCGGTGGTGCGCTGCTCCTCGCTGCGGTCCTTGATGGAGGCGTGTGCCCGCAGTTCCGCACTGGCCTCGGCCGCGTTCTCGTCCTGCTCGTCATCGTGCTCGTTCTCCGACTGCATGGGCTCAGACACGTGTGGGGTGCTGGTGACGGACTTCAGCTCCTCCTTGGTCCTCTCCAGGTCCTCTTGAACCAGCTGGgcctgcaagagagagagagagggagcatgCAGCTGGAAGCACCCCGAGAAACCCGCTTGGGTCAAGAGAGCAGAAACTAGATCCGCGAGGAGATCCAGCCGTTTGAGAGAAACACCTCCCTCCGTGACGTCAGAAATGTGGACTTTTACAAGCACTAAAAgcaaaagccgccctgagtcttcggagaggggcagcatataaatttaataaataataataataataataaaatgtcggCTGATGGGTCCTAGGGGAGGATTCTtctccctctggaatcagctccccccagggattcgaactgtctccaccctcctcgccttccggaataatcttaagactcatttatgtctccaggcttggaggctattagattcttgcccccttggccgatgaatgtgctgagagaaagttgattgaatgggaatgactgctttttatggcttttagattttattaattggattaataaaattaattaattggctctaaaatgttatacattgttttattatatgttgtaagccaccctgagtccttggagaggggcggcttttGACTGGCGAGAAAGCTCCAGAACAAGTGGAAATCACACAAATAGCACACTGTGCAGAAAAGTCGCTCTGGGTGCCTTTTCAAAACAAAGgttttgagatttgaactgctgaactacagctagcagttagctgaagcagcctgcagtgctgcactctaaccactgcgccacccgggCTCGATAAAAGCAGGGTCTCTACGAAAATCTTTGGGATTCTGTCACCAGCCAAAAAATTACCGGTAAGGAATTCCCAATGACCCATTTTATACCCTTTGCTGAGCTGCCCTGGAAAAAGGCTTAGGTGTCTGTAATAACTTTGCCTGGGATCAAAATGGTTTTCATTATTTATATTCTCATCCACCAAATTTCCCTGCCTAATTTTAGGTTATCAcaaactgtttaaaaaaagggCTGCTAAGTGTAGAAACTACTAAgaatcttttttgcttttttgaggCTCAAGGAACTTTTATTGAGATACTTCAGCAAAAGGGTCTCACCAACAAACCCCTGAACAGTGTAAAAATTCAAATGTTATAGAAATAAGATTAAGGTTCTTTGACACCCGTTTCTTTTGATTTCTTGTCCCGGCCTACTCACATTCCTCACATATTGCATATTAAATGCTAATAAGCTCTAGTAAGAATcttttaaatcaaattaaaattgaAACACGATTTTCCTGACAATTAAGAGAAAAATAGCACTGccagttaaaaagaaaaaggggctccctgcttcctcttcccCCAGAGCAGGAATCCAAATTCCAGCATCCCAGAGCGACCTGCTGATGCCCAGCGAATGAGCTGCCCCTCCAGCCAAGCAGCTGGCACCTGTCTGCCGGGAGATTTTTATGCATTTAGCCCTCTGGACAATGACTGGATTTTTCTCCCCTCCTTCAGCTACCTTCCAGGATCCAAAATAGGCAGGCCACAATGTTTGTACAAATTGTATCCAGCCACTTTCATTTGCTTTTGAGAGGCAATTTCTGACTACTACAGCTACTACTCCAAGTGGATAAGCAAGCTAAGTTCCCTAGGGCCCACATGGGCCTTAGTGAGGCTTCCAGAGCCCTTGTGCCAGTATTGGCTTcctaccagaggtgggctgctaaggtggaacgttgacgtgtgctcgcccccgtggctctgagtgctagcggagtccagtgtaATTATGCTActacacctgggcaggtagcgaaattgcgcGTGGACACACAGGGGTGTCTGTGGAGCTTCTGCGTGTCCGTGTGCGATTCCGCTACCTGCCcatgtgcagtagcataatttCCCATGTCTGgttcctacctggatgggggCGGGGACACAGGGCATTCCGGTATCGAAAATGGAGCGGCACTCATAACTCCAGGATGGTGGATAGGTGCACATGCCAGAGCATGCACCGgagtgaaatttggcttctgcacatgcgcaagaagcaaaatttcaGGAGAGGAGTGcgggtgcatgagattttggtgatttttggtgattttttgcttccgcgcatgtgcgaaagcaaaacacatttcctGAAATCCCACATGCCTGCATTATTTCTTGCAAGATttccttcctgcgcatgtgcaggagccaaatctcactctgatgcACACACGCACCCGTCAGTTACCTAGAGCTGTGCGCACATCCACACTGGTAACAGAGGTAAGTTGCAAGCCCCGCCTGCCTTGTGCTCCTCGGCCCAGAAGGACAAGGGAATCTCCGGGCGAATGAGTCAAAGCAGGTGATgtagggggggagaaagagcggAGCCCGGAGAACAAGAAGTCATGGCTGTAAGTATTTATATGCACAAGTTGCCAGCATCGGCGTAGGTTGGCTGGACACTGTTTAGAAAACAGTCTTGGCTTTCCCACTTCTCTGGAACAAACACGGCCATTCTTTGAGCGTTATTCCAATTCCCcagccccctcccttccccagtcCTGGTGGGCAGGGCAGAGGAGAGCAACGGGCACTCACTTTCTGCTGCCACAGCATCGCTTCGCTCTCCTTCTTCTGTTGCGCTAATTCCAGCTGCGAGATCCGGGTGGTGAGTTCTAACATCTCGGTCGTCTGCAAGGAGAACAGAGCAGCCCAGTCAAACTTCGGTAAGCTTAGAAAAAGGCTGGCAAGCCTCGGGGCCAAGGCCTCCCTCTCCAGCCTCAGAGGTCGCCAGCTGCACCTGGAAGGCCACTTTTGGGTGGCTTCTCGACCACCAGGAGTTCCAGGCCACAATTCAGGGACTAGTCAGAGCCCTCTCCCCCCCATCAATCTTTATACACCCATTTTTATATTGTCCGGATTAGCTGTTAAATCACAGCTGCAGGAGAAAAAAATACGATTTCCTGAAACTCTCATTTCTTTTCCCTGCTCCTACTTGCAAGGCTCCTTCTGTTGTTTACTCAGCTGCAAAGGTCTAACCTCTGAACAGACCTGCCTTATAAGTCTACGAGTGGGCCAAAGTGGAGAGCAAGGATGGGAGTGGGAGAGACAAGGTGTGTGTTGTCTTAGCATGGCATTATCCAAATGTATGTGTGGGTGGAAACTGATAGGATTTGAGGAGTTTCCTTCCCCATATTTCTggagacagcatcaccaccagatgaatTTGTAACTGAGAGGCCCAATCGAATAAAATGAAGGTCAATGCagggaaaagtaaaatcctacacctaggtaagaaaaaccaaagatgtatacagtgatccctcgagtttcgcgatctcgatctttgcgaaacgctatatcgcgattttaaaaaaaaattaattaaagaaaaaaccacttccgcgtttggcttcaggactcagctgggaagcggcgcggctgttttaaaaggtcgcagccggcctggggggcttcccagcacccccccgaacccccaacctgggtcttcccggccgcccacgcaaaggggaaaccccggctcctcgctgatgcccgccgctcgcccgcccaccagcaagagggggaagacccagggaaggttccttcggctgcccagcagctgatctgctcggtagcgcagcagcagcgaggagccgaattgggtttcccctttgcgtgggcggcggggaacgcaaactccaccatctacgcatgcgcggccatagaaaaaaagggcgcgcatgcgcagatggtgtttttacttccgcaaccctacattgcgaaaaatcaattatcgcgaggggtcttggaacggaaccctcgcgataatagagggatcactgtactgctcaaaaaaaatgaagggaacactcaaataacccatcctagatctgaatgaatgaaatattctcattgagtactttgttctgtacaaagttgaatgtgctgacaacaaaatgaaagtgattgtcaatcagtgttgcttcctcagtttgatttcacagatgtttgatctacttggagatatattgtgttgtttaagtgttccctttattttattgagcagtgtgtgtgtatgttttttctatcagataattttaaaaattcagcaaaaccatatatatatgtatatgtatatatatacagtatatatacacacacatatatacgtacacacatatacacacacacacacacactaaatatATACTATTAAATAAAATACCTGGTAgtattttatttaattcgacttctatgccgcccagtcctttGCGATTGagtggcacagaagtcaaattaaaataaaatactaccAGGACAACATTTTGAGAGGTGCTTCTTGGGGATGTTTTCTAGATTTGCACCACCACTTCACATTGCTGACCTCGGGCTCTAGTCCACCGGGCCGGACACTTCCCTGTCCTGTGGAGCACAGTGATGCACCTCCCCTTTGGCCACCTTGGCTGCAGAGCTGACCTTCCCATTGAACACCCCTCAATGCAGGCCCCTCTAAAGCTGTAGTGTTCTGGAGGCACACTAGAGGGCACTGTGTGGAGCGGGAAAATACTTGGTTACGATTGGCTGCCACTTATTTAGCTCCTGTGTAAAAggatgctgccatctagtgacagCCGAGTTCTGTCACTGCATTCTGGTGTTCAGTTAATAAAGTTGACTTCTATTCAGTATGCCTGCTCCTTTCTTGATCCATGACATTACTTCTGGCGACGAGGATGGGATTCAAACCATGCATGCAAGAGGCTTCCCTGGCATTTGGGCAGCTTGGAAACTGTGCTAGATGCCGGGGCTGAGCTTTTCCCAGGCAACCTACCAGCTGTTCCTGGGTTGTCTTCTGATCATTGGAGGCCTTCAACAAAGCTTCCTTGGCTTCCTCAGCTTCCTGCCGCTCCCTGGCCAGCTTCTCCGCCTCCTCTTCAGCTCGCTTCCTTtcctgctccagctccagcgcCCTGCGCGTTTGCTCCTCCAGTTCTGGAGAAAGAGGCCGAGACGTCAACCCCTGCCTTCTGCCCCCAGCATGCCTCTCCCGAGGCCAGCCCTCCTGCCTGCCTACCTTGCTGAGCTTTCTTAGTTTGCTCCTCAATTTGTCGGAGCTTCTCCATCAGCTCTTCTTTCTCGCGTTcaatcttttccttctccttttcggccatctccctcttcttcttctcattctcCAGCAAAGCCCTGAGAGGAAAGGAAACAAGCCTGCTAAACCTCTATAGGCGCTTTAGGTGTGCAATTTCTACTTAGTCAAAGTTGAAAAGggtctcagaggtcatctagtccaacctcttggcCAATACAGGATTCTCCCTAGCCTACTTCTGACGGATGATCTCACTTTCCACCAATTTCTGTCTGAAGACCTCTAGCGACTTCTAAACAAACTGAAAAAGGAAGACTGGGAAAACTTGTCCCATCCAAATCTTTTAATTCAACCACATAATCTACATATCTCAAATTAAAACATGGCTTGGAAAACTGATCTCTCCAGAGGATTGTAcacttcctttttaaatttttttttaaaaaaaattagatttatttacatttaaaaacaacattgaaaaagaaaatgaaacaccAACTTTACAAACAATACAACTAACATCACACCCACACCAGAAAgaaagaattaataataataataataataataacaacaacaacaacaacaataataatttattagatttgtatgccgcccctctccgaagactcggagaaagaaagaaagaaagaaagaaagaaagaaagaaagaaaggtatgcatgttttttaaaacgatattatctcttttatcatactgctgattttattgttgtatttttacaggtttttttttactattgttgcatttataactgttgtcagccgctctgagtccgtttcagaatgagcagcatataaatacaataaataaataaaaataaataaatgcctatcCACCAGGGCGGGAGTGAAGaaaggactggccacgctggcacgcTCTGAATGGACAACATGACAAATTTGTGGGTGGGAGACAAGGGATATGAACTTTCAACTAGTGAGAAACTCATGTTCAGGCTTCCCTGTGTAGgcgccaggatggctccggaaataaatttgAACTCTGAGGAATATTGACTCAGATTATGATTTAGTTCGGatattacctggaaccttgacatcctGGCCGGAGAATCCCAGCCAGAGGGCAGCTGTCTGCTCAGCCAACTCACCTCTCCATCTGTTTCTGATGCTTCTCCTCTCGGGCCTGGGCCTTCATCTGCTGCACCTCGATGGTGTCCGGCTTACGCCTGCGCATGTAGAGCTCATGGTTCCCCATGCAGAGAGCCAGAATGCGCTTGTTAATCCTTAGCCGGGGAGCATAGAAGACAAAATCCTTGGCAAAGGAGAAAGGACAAGGTTAAGCCTTGAATGTAGCTTCCCTcagccctcttcttcttctccagaAGTAACAACACAACTTGATTCCACGGGCTTTTGATTTTTAGGAAATTAAGCATATCTCCAAACAAGTATTTCCTTTTGCAGCATCTACCCGTATGGACTATTcaatttcttttatcttttgtaaCTTTTAATTTGACAAAATTAGTGTGTGTGTCATTGTTCTGTGCACGGCCCTTGAAGCGAACCCACCAActcaaaaatcccttattttatgataaaatcaaaTTCTTTATTGAAAAAAGCACAAATGACAAAAAGCAGATTTTGAACAGTAAaggaaagggagttttttctctcTTCAGAGATAAACATAAACAATGTCTGGGAAAGGCACCAAATTTGgcctaatcagcattccttagataacaaagtccatttatcatttaagcatatgaatttgctCACCGAAGTCCCAGACAAAAatcatccagcagagaatgtcttttattgaggcagaaatcattgTTTTGAAGTCTTGTTCAAGTACATCCCCAGTCTAATAGCTCTTTCATTGAGCGGAGTTGAAACTCCACACTCAattacccaaaatcctttgccTCTATACAGCCTGGAAATGACATCACATACTgtgcaactcctctcgccttctcagcaatctcctatagcgagggtctatccactgactttccactctaatgtcttcctcatcctccgactgggaccactcccccattgtcacatcatccccctctagtggttcctcggctcactcaggtcactttccccctcactcttgctctctgcttcagctggcacccctcctggcccagggtatccagagggacctggttcatcctcctcagaatctgacatgacctgaggtggacaaggagcactcacaacagccaTAAGACAATAATTTTTACAGCAAGTGGGCAAACTTAAAGAATGCATCCAAAATAGGGGACTCCTGTGGGATTTGAAGCTTGCCACGGTCAGTCAGCTGCAGTGACAAGATCATCACTTCCAGCACTCCCTTCCCAGCttcccaacaagcaaagtcattgagAGGTGCCAGCAGAAAGTTGCAAGGCCAAGACCAGAAGGCAGGTGAGTGGCTACTGCCGGGTGGGGGAGGGAGCACATGGGAGTGGGAGAGGCAAGCACTGGTCAAGGAGGACACACAAGAATGCAGCACCGATCAGAGATGGTACATGTGGGGGTGGGGTTTAActcaacacaagaacaaagggactgatgggggagggggggctactAGCCAGAAGACCTGACTGGCTCACCTCCGCGGCTCTGGAGGTCCTGTCAGTTCGAGTGGAGTTATGCTGCTGTGCCAtttcaggtagcaaaatcatgcatggagacacaggtgcacccatgttccgGAGAGGTTTTTTGCTTTCCTGTGGTGCACCTGCATCTCCGTgcatgatttcgctacctgcccaggtgcagtagcagaattgtgctggacttcgctagcactcagagccatgggggcgaacacacgtcaccattccaccttggCAGCCGacctctgtatgtatgtatgtatgtatgtatgtatgtatgtatgtatgtacgtatgtggaACCCACCCAGAGTTGTTCATCACAAGGTGGGCAGTAAATAaattcagtaaataaataaatgtacagtggtacctctacctaagaacgcctctacttatgaactttgctAGAcaggaactgggtattcaagattattttgcctcttctcaagaaccattttctacttacaaacccgagtctccgaaactgtaaccagaaaaggcagggagaagcctccatggggcctctctagga
Coding sequences within:
- the MSN gene encoding moesin, which gives rise to MPKTISVRVTTMDAELEFAIQPNTTGKQLFDQVVKTIGLREVWFFGLQYQDTKGFSTWLKLNKKVTAQDVRKESPLLFKFRAKFYPEDVAEELIQDITQRLFFLQVKEAILNDDIYCPPETAVLLASYAVQSKYGDFNKEVHKPGYLTTDKLLPQRVLEQHKLNKDQWEERIQVWHEEHRGMLREDAILEYLKIAQDLEMYGVNYFSIKNKKGSELWLGVDALGLNIYEHNDRLTPKIGFPWSEIRNISFNDKKFVIKPIDKKAPDFVFYAPRLRINKRILALCMGNHELYMRRRKPDTIEVQQMKAQAREEKHQKQMERALLENEKKKREMAEKEKEKIEREKEELMEKLRQIEEQTKKAQQELEEQTRRALELEQERKRAEEEAEKLARERQEAEEAKEALLKASNDQKTTQEQLTTEMLELTTRISQLELAQQKKESEAMLWQQKAQLVQEDLERTKEELKSVTSTPHVSEPMQSENEHDDEQDENAAEASAELRAHASIKDRSEEQRTTEAEKNVRVQKHLKALTSELANARDDTKKTSNDMIHAENMRQGRDKYKTLRQIRQGNTKQRIDEFESM